GGAGCTTGGTCTTGCCCAGTGGTTACTGTGGCCGGCGATGGCGCTGTTAATCGGCGAGCGTCTGGTTGCTCAGGGGCACTTGTTGGCCTCCGGCTGGCAAAACCTGGTCTGGTGCGTGGCGCTGCCTTCCGCGCTATTACTGCTGCGTAAAGCGGGCAGCACGCTGTTACCGCGCCTGTCGCAAGGGCTGCACATCTCCCTTTTCTGGCTGCTGTTGATCGCGGCTGGTAGCGAGTTGTGGTGGTTTGTAGACGCGCTGCCGTGGGTAACGCGCCGTGGCGCTGGGGCTGCCGATGGCGGCGGGCGGCGCGGTGATTATGCTGACGCTGGCGGCGGTGCGCCGTAATCTGTGGCCGTTCCGCGTCTGGCCTGCGCTTTATGGCGCGCAGGCGCTGGCACCGCTGGTGCCGCTGCTCATCATCGCCTTGCTGTTTGCCAACCTGAACGACGGCAAGGTGATGGGAATGCCGTACCTGCCGCTGCTCAATCCGCTGGAAGAGGGCGCGGCGTTCGCGCTGCTCGGCGTGTGGCTCTATACCCAGTTCGCCTGGAAACACTATCCCCATTTCGCGCCCGATCTCCGGAGCGCCCGCCCGTGGGCGCTCGCTGCGCTGGCTTTCTGGTGGCTGAATGGCATCCTGCTGCGCGCGCTCTCCTGTTATGGCGAGGTGACGTGGAGTGCGGAAAGCCTGTGGGCGTCGCGGCTTATCCAGACGACGTTTGCTCTCTTCTGGATGCTGATTGCGCTGGTGGTGATGATCCGCGCGACGCGTCGGCAGGCCCGCCAGCAGTGGCTGGTTGGTGGAGGGTTACTGGGCGTTGTGCTGTTGAAACTGATGCTGGTCGACAGCGCGGGCGGCGGCGGGCTGGCGCGCGCCATCGCCTTTATCGGCGTCGCGGTGCTGGTGCTGATCGTGGGCTATTTTTCACCCCTGCCGCCCAAAGCGGCGCGGGAAGAGAACGAGGGAGAAGGACAATGAAAAGGCTGTACGGATTACTGTTAAGTACGCTGCTTTGCGCCCCGGCGGGCGCTGCAGATCTCCCTGAAAAACCGCAGGATTATGCCCGCGGCGTAATGCTGGATGTGCCGCAGCCCTCCTCATGGTATCGCGTCGATCTGCCCCAGGAGGTCTATGCCCATAGCGCATGGCCAGATCTGCGCGATGTGCGGGTGTTTAACCAGGATGGTGAGCGGGTACCGTTCGCTCTTGAAACGCAAAGTACCAAAACCACGACTCCTGAAGCGGTGCCGCTGCGCGTCTTTCCGCTGGATGCGTCGCCCGCAGGCGGCGCGGCACAGGAGGAGAATGTTGTGCGCCTCCAGGCGCCATCCGGGGTAGAGATCCGTATTGAAGGTGACGCCTCAAAACCGGTCGGGAAGAGCTATTTGTTGGTGCTGCCTTCTACTCTGCCCAACACGTTTACTCTTGGCGAGATCAAACTCGGCTGGCAGGAAAACGGCCAGAACTGGCGCAGCAAAGTCTCCGTCCTGGTGAGCCGCGATATGCGCAGTTGGGATACGTTGCAGGATGATGCTCCGGTGATGGCGCTGGCGAGCGGGAACGACAAGCTCAGGCTCGATCGTATACAGCTCCCGGAAATGCAGTTACCCGATGGCAGCCATTATCTGCTGCTGGTGTTTGATACGCCAAACCTGCCGGTCACCATCTCCGAGGCGACAGCCATGCCTGGCCGCCAGCCTGCACCGCTTGAAAAAATGGAGATGACGGGCAACGGGCGGCAGATTTCACCGACCGAGGCGCAATATCAATGGCCGCAGCCACAGCCGTTCCGCTCACTCTCGGTTGGCTTTAACGACGATGCGGTGTTGCCGGCAGAGATTGCCATTCGCCGCACAGCTACCTCACCGTGGCAGCCGCTGACCAAAACCGTGCTCTGGCAACGTAACGGGCAGCGATCCGCACCGGTGGAACTGGCGGGCGAGACGGTACAGGCGGTGCGCATCACCACCCTGGACGCACGACTGCCTGATACGCTTCCTGAGGTCTCCGGTAGCCGCGATCGGCTGGCGCTGGTGTTTAACGCCCAGGGGAAAGGGCCGTTTATGCTGGCGTGGGGAAATAAAGCGGCGCAGCCTGCCGCCGTCACGCCGGATACGCTGATCCCGCCGGATCTGCGTAAGCAGCTCGATCCCGCGTCGATTCCTGATGCGTTTGTGGGAGAAAACATCAAGCTGGGTGGAGAGGCGCGCATGACGGCGACCTCCGTCACCGAACAGCAGGGGATGTGGAAAACGTTGCTGGTGTGGGGGGCTTTAGTGCTGGGCGTCGCGGTGCTGGCGTGGATGGCGATCCGCATCTGGCGCGAAGCGCAGAGCCGCTAAGGTGTGACACCGATAAAGTGCCGGATGGCGCTGCGCTTATCCGGCCTACAAAACCTGCGTTGCACCATCTTGTAGGCCGGATAAGGCGTAAGCCGCCATCCGGCAATGCAGACCGCACTCAACCCGTAGGCCGGATAAGGCGCGAGCCGCCATCCGGCGATGCAGATCGCACTCAACCTGTAGGCCGGATAAGACGTAAGCCGCCATCCGGCAATGCAATGCCAAACGTGACGGCGTCTACAACGTCCCCGCCTGCGCCTGCGCCATCATGCGTGGGTAAAACGTCCAGAACTGCGTTTCCAGCGCGTGATAATTGGCATCCAGATCCTGCCATGAGTCACGCAACGCCTCCAGCCGCGGACGGCGGCTCGCCATGCCGTTGAGCACATTCTGGATAAACGCCATCTCGCCGTAGCGCTCCATCCAGCGCTCCGACCATAAGTAATTGTTCAGATTGATAAAACGCGGCGGCGAATCGGGCAGAATAGTTGCCACCTGCGAATGGGCGTAGCGGATAAAATCCACCAGTTCAATATCGGGCGAAACCTTTGCCCAGTGGCGCGAGAGGAAGTGGTCCCACATCACATCAAGCGTAATCGGCGCAACCCGCCGCGTTTCGGGGCGAAACCACTCGCGGGCGACCTTCACCTCCGGCAGATTGTCGGTCAGCACATCAATACGGCGATGCATATGGATCCCCGCCACTACCTCCGGTGCGTAGAGGTTTTCCGGGTTGCCGCGAACAAAATCCGCCAGCAGGTTACCGGCAAGGGAGCTGTTCGCCAGGTGGGCAAGGTGCAGGTGTGCTAAAAAATTCATCTCTATTATTTATCCAAAAGCGGCTAACGGTTGCAGCGAAGGGGCGTGGGCACTAGACTACCCGCCTCTTATTTTATGTCTCGAGTCAGTGTCATGCGCGTTACCGATTTCTCCTTTGAGTTACCCGAATCCCTGATTGCCCACTATCCACAGCCTGAGCGCAGCAGCTGTCGCTTACTGTCGCTGGATGGCCCAACAGGCGCGCTGACGCACGGTACTTTCACCGATCTGCTCGATAAGCTCAACCCGGGCGACCTGCTGGTGTTCAACAACACCCACGTTATTCCGGCGCGTCTGTTCGGGCGTAAAGCCAGCGGCGGCAAGATTGAAGTGCTGGTTGAGCGCATGCTCGACGATAAACGTATTCTGGCACATATTCGCGCCTCGAAAGCGCCGAAGCCGGGTGCCGAGCTGCTGCTGGGCGACGCGGAGGATATTCAGGCCACCATGGTCGCCCGCCACGACGCGCTGTTTGAAGTGGAATTCCACGATGAGCGCCCGGTGCTCGATATTCTCAACGCCATCGGCCATATGCCGCTGCCGCCCTATATCGATCGCCCGGATGAAGACGCCGACCGCGAACTCTATCAGACGGTCTATAGCCAGAAGCCTGGTGCCGTTGCCGCGCCGACCGCAGGCCTGCACTTTGATGAGCCGCTGCTCGAGCGCCTGCGCAACAAAGGCATTGAAATGGCTTTTGTCACGCTGCACGTCGGTGCCGGCACCTTCCAGCCGGTGCGGGTTGATAGCATCGAAGATCACATCATGCACTCCGAATATGCCGAAGTGCCGCAAGAGGTGGTTGATGCGGTGCTGGCGGCAAAAGCGCGCGGCAACCGCGTCGTGGCAGTCGGCACGACCTCCGTGCGCTCGCTGGAGAGCGCCGCGCAGGCGGCAAAAGCGGATCTGATCGAACCCTTCTTCGGCGACACGCAAATCTTTATCTATCCGGGCTATCAATACAAAGTGATTGATGCGCTGGTGACCAACTTCCACCTGCCGGAATCGACGCTGATCATGCTGGTCTCTGCGTTTGCCGGGTATCAACACACTATGAATGCGTACCGCGCCGCAGTTGCTGAAAAATATCGCTTTTTTAGTTACGGGGACGCGATGTTTATCACGTACAATCCGCAGGCGATTTTAGAGCGCCCTTAACAGGGCTATTTTACGTGCCCTTCTGGACCCGGGCAGTGCCCGCGTCCAGAGTGGCTGCGCCAATAACGCCTTGCGTGCGGATTGGTCAATTCGAGGTTGTGGAGTGAATCCGCAACAGAGAGTAATCATCAGACTGTCTATCTGGTGTTGGAGAAAAGATGAAATTCGAACTGGATACCACCGACGGACGCGCCCGCCGCGGCCGGCTGGTGTTTGAGCGCGGCGTGGTTGAAACGCCGGCGTTTATGCCTGTTGGCACCTACGGCACCGTGAAAGGGATGACCCCGGAAGAGGTTGAAGCCACCGGTGCGCAGATCATTTTGGGTAACACCTTCCACCTCTGGCTGCGTCCCGGCCAGGAGATCATGAAGCTGCATGGCGATCTGCACGACTTTATGCAGTGGAAAGGGCCAATCCTTACCGATTCCGGCGGCTTCCAGGTGTTCAGCCTCGGCGATATCCGCAAAATCACCGAAGCGGGCGTTCACTTCCGTAACCCGATCAATGGCGATCCGATTTTCCTCGATCCGGAAAAGTCGATGGAGATTCAGTACGATCTCGGCTCCGATATCGTGATGATCTTTGACGAGTGTACGCCGTACCCGGCGGATTGGGATTACGCCAAACGCTCAATGGAGATGTCTCTGCGCTGGGCAAAACGTAGCCGCGACCGCTTTGACGGGCTTGGCAACAAAAACGCGCTGTTCGGCATTATTCAGGGCAGTGTTTACGAAGATTTACGCGATATCTCCGTCAAAGGTCTGGTAGAGATAGGCTTTGATGGCTACGCTGTCGGCGGTCTTGCTGTGGGCGAACCGAAAGAGGATATGCACCGCATTCTGGAGCACGTCTGTCCGCAGATCCCCGCAGACAAACCGCGTTACCTGATGGGCGTAGGTAAACCGGAAGATCTGGTCGAAGGCGTGCGTCGCGGCATCGACATGTTCGACTGCGTCATGCCGACGCGTAACGCGCGTAACGGCCACCTGTTCGTGACCAACGGCGTGGTGAAAATCCGTAACGCAAAATATAAGAGCGACACCAGCCCGCTCGATGCCGAGTGTGATTGCTACACCTGTCGCAATTATTCGCTCGCCTACTTGCATCATCTCGATCGTTGCAACGAAATACTGGGCGCGCGTCTCAATACCATTCATAACCTGCGCTACTATCAGCGCTTAATGGCTGGTTTACGCAAGGCTATTGAAGAGGGTAAATTAGAGAGCTTCGTAGCAGATTTTTACCAGCGTCAGGGTCGACCGGTTCCACCTTTGAACGTTGATTAATTTAATAATGAGGGAATTTGAATGAGCTTTTTTATTTCTGACGCGGTAGCGGCAGCAGGCGCACCGTCACAGGGCAGCCCGATGTCTCTGATCCTGATGCTGGTAGTATTTGGTCTGATTTTCTATTTCATGATCCTGCGCCCGCAGCAAAAACGTACCAAAGAGCATAAAAAGCTGATGGACTCCATCGCGAAAGGCGATGAAGTGCTGACCAACGGTGGCCTGGTTGGGCGCGTAACCAAAGTAGCGGAAACCGGCTACATTGCTATCGCACTGAACGACACCACTGAAGTGGTAATCAAACGTGACTTCGTAGCTGCCGTTCTGCCGAAAGGCACCATGAAGGCGCTGTAATTTTCGTTTTTCCCAAAGGGAACTGCCGTGTTAAACCGTTATCCTTTGTGGAAGTACATCATGCTGGTCGTCGTCCTTATCGTCGGCCTGCTTTACGCACTTCCCAACCTCTATGGTGAGGATCCGGCTGTTCAGATCTCTGGCGCGCGCGGTGTCGCCGCCAGCGAACAAACTCTGATCCAGGTCCGGAACGAACTAACAAAAGAAAAGATCAGCTGGAAATCTGTGGCGATGGAAGAGGGCACGGTACTTGCTCGCTTTGAATCGACTGACACCCAGCTGCGCGCCCGCGAAGTCCTGCTTAGCGCATTAGGCGACAAGTATGTTGTCGCGCTCAACCTCGCACCGGCAACGCCTCGCTGGCTCTCCCTCCTGAAAGCGGAACCGATGAAACTCGGCCTCGACTTGCGTGGCGGGGTTCACTTCCTGATGGAAGTGGATATGCAAACGGCACTGGGCAAATTGCAGGAACAGAATATCGACAGCCTGCGCAGCGATCTGCGGGAAAAAGGCATTCCTTACTCCACCGTGCGTAAGGAAGATAACTATGGTCTTAGCATTCAGTTCCGCGACAGCGCGGCGCGCGACCAGGCGAATACCTACCTGACCGGCCGTCATCGCGATCTCGTCTTCTCTAATCAGGGCGATAACGTGCTGCGCGTGGTGATGAGCGATGCGCGCCTGAGCGAAGCCCGTGAATATGCTGTTCAGCAGAACATCAATATCCTGCGTAACCGTGTCAACCAGCTTGGCGTTGCCGAGCCGCTGGTGCAGCGCCAGGGCGCTGACCGCATCGTGGTTGAACTGCCGGGTATTCAGGATACGGCGCGCGCGAAAGAGATCCTTGGCGCGACCGCAACGCTTGAGTTCCGTCTGGTTAACACCAATGTCGACGCTTCCGCTGCGGCAAATGGTCGTATTCCGGGCGATTCCGAAGTGAAAGAGACACGTGATGGGCGGCCAGTTGTGCTCTACAAACGCGTGATTCTCACCGGCGACCACATTACCGACTCAACCTCCAGTATGGATGAGTACAACGTGCCGCAGGTGAACATTTCACTGGATAGCGCGGGCGGTAACATCATGTCTAACTTCACCAAGGACAACATCAATAAACCGATGGCGACCCTGTTTGTGGAGTATAAAGACAGCGGTAAAAAAGATGCCAATGGTCGTTCGGTACTGGTGAAGCAGGAAGAGGTGATCAACATCGCCAATATCCAGTCTCGCCTTGGTAACAGCTTCCGTATTACCGGTATCGAAAACGCCAATGAAGCACGTCAGCTTTCACTGCTGCTGCGCGCGGGTGCGTTGATTGCGCCGATTCAGATCGTGGAAGAGCGTACCATCGGTCCAACCCTTGGGGCGCAGAACATCACTCAGGGTCTGGAAGCGTGTCTGGCTGGTCTGGCGGTGTCGATCATCTTCATGCTCTTCTTCTATAAGAAGTTTGGCCTGATCGCGACCTCGGCGCTGCTGGCGAACCTGGTGCTGATTGTCGGCATTATGTCCCTGTTGCCGGGTGCAACGCTGACCATGCCGGGGATTGCGGGGATCGTGCTAACCCTTGCGGTAGCGGTGGATGCTAACGTACTGATAAACGAACGTATTAAAGAAGAGCTGAGCAACGGGCGATCCGTACAGCAGGCGATTCACGAAGGTTATCAGGGCGCGTTCTCGTCCATTTTCGATGCCAACATCACCACGTTGATCAAAGTGCTTATCCTTTACGCGGTCGGTACTGGCTCAATCAAAGGCTTTGCAATCACCACCGGTATCGGTGTGGCGACGTCCATGTTCACCGCTATTGTCGGTACCCGTGCCATCGTCAACCTGTTGTACGGCGGCAAACGCATTAACAAGCTGTCTATCTGAGGAGTGCGTTGTGGCACAGGATTATACTGTTGAACAATTGAACCATGGCCGTAAAGTCTGGGACTTTATGCGCTGGGACAACTGGGCTTTTATCATTTCCGGCGCGCTGCTGATCCTCTCCATCGTTGTGATGGGTGTTCGCGGCTTTAACTGGGGCCTGGATTTTACCGGCGGTACGGTCATCGAAATCTCGCTGGAAAAACCGGCGGATATGGACGTGATGCGCGAAGCGCTGGAGAAAGCGGGTTTCCAGGATCCACTGTTGCAGAACTTCGGTAGCAGCCGTGACATCATGGTACGCATGCCGCCTGCGCAGAGCGATAACGGCGGGCAGCTGCTGGGCAGCAAAGTGGTTAGCGTGATCAATGAAGCGACCAGCCAGAATGCCGCCGTGAAGCGTATTGAGTTCGTCGGCCCGAGCGTGGGCGCGGATCTGGCACAAACCGGCGGCATGGCGCTGCTGGTGGCGCTGATCAGCATCCTTGTCTATGTCGGTTTCCGTTTTGAATGGCGTCTGGCGGCGGGCGTGGTTATTGCGCTGGCGCACGACGTCATCATTACCATGGGCGTGCTGTCGCTGTTCCAGATCGAGGTTGATCTGACCATCGTGGCCTCGCTGATGTCGGTGATCGGTTACTCGCTCAACGACAGTATCGTGGTATCGGACCGTATCCGTGAGAACTTCCGTAAGATCCGTCGCGGTACGCCGTATGAGATCTTCAACATCTCACTGACGCAGACGCTGCATCGTACCTTGATCACCTCCGGCACAACGCTGGTGGTGATCCTGATGCTCTATCTCTTCGGTGGCGCGATGCTGAAAGGCTTCTCGCTGACGATGCTGATCGGTGTCTCTATCGGTACGGCCTCTTCTATCTATGTTGCTTCAGCGCTGGCGCTGAAACTTGGGATGAAGCGCGAGCATCTCCTGCAGCAGAAAGTGGAAAAAGAGGGGGCGGATCAGCCCTCGATTCTGCCGTAACAAACGAGCAATAATAAAAAACCGCAGCGTAACGTTGCGGTTTTTTTTGCCTGAAATATACGTAGTGTTTATTGGTTAATTATTTTTATTTGTTATATGTATTATCTCTGCAAATTTATTCACTTTTCTTGCGTTATTGCTAATAAATATTCACCCTCCACCGGGAGGTTTTTGCTAGAGTAGCCGCCACTTTCGTAACGACGATGCCACCTCAACATCCTTAAGCATGGTAATGGAAAAAAAGATCCTGATAGCAGACGATCACCCCATCTATTTAATGGGACTGCGCGCATTACTCTCACCGCTTGCCGGGCAATATCACATTGTTGACGAAGCGCTCACCACTGATGACGTAATAAACAAACTCGAACGTGATGATATCGATATTCTGATTACCGATTTCAGTATGCCGGGGGATAAATATAACGATGGGCTTGCGCTTATTCAGCTAATAAAGCGGCGCTGGCCCGCACTGGTGATTATTGTGGTGACAATGATCAACAACCCTGGAATTGAGCGCGCGTTACGGCAACTCGGCGTACACGGCGTGCTCAGCAAAGCGGGTCTTTCAACGGAGCTGGTACATTTTATCAAAGGGCTTACCGGCGCGTTTGCATCCAGCAAACCCTCCGCCGACGCACCGGCCTTGAGCTGCATCAGCCTGACGCCAAAAGAGAGTGAAGTGCTGCGTCTGCTGCTGCGCGGCTTAACGGTGAGCGATATCAGCACCCGCCTTAACCGCACCAAACAGACCGTCAGCGCACAAAAAAAGAGCGCGATGCGTAAGCTCGGCGTCACCTCCGAATATGAGCTCTATCAACAGCTGCAACAGCTTGGGCTGGTCAGCTGATTACCGACAGAAAGATGAAGAAGCCAGCAAACCTGCTCGTCACTTTTGACCCGTCGCAACAGCAGCGTTTAACGCAGGAGTGCAAGCAAGGTGTTCTTAATAAGATCGATGTCATTGAGGGTGAATCTGCCATTTGCGCGCTGCGCTCCCGGCACTGGAACGCCTTACTCATTGATTTAACCCATCACCCCACTCCGGGCCTGATGCTTATCGACAGGGTGCTGGCGGCCGGGCTGACCGGCACCTTCGCTCCGCCGCCGCTGTTGCTAGCCTGCAGCGCGACCCCGGAAACCTTAAATAGCTCTCTGCTGCGTCTTAACGGTTTTGACAGGCTGCTTCCTTTACCGATAACTGAAACCTTGCCCAGGAGCGCGCCACAGGTGCTGACCCTCAGCGAGTTAAACGCGCTGGCAGGCGGGCAGCAGGCGGTGGTTGACGCGATGATGCCGGTACTTATTCAGACACTTAATGACGACATCCAGCACCTTGCCAGCCTGCCTGCGCAGGCGCCGTTCACGGCAATCGCTGAGATCGCCCACCGTATGAAATCCTCCTGGTATCTGCTGGGCATGAGCCACGCCAGACGAAGCTGCATCATTATGGAGCGCCTGCCCGCGCTGCTGGATAACGGGGTCATAAGCGCGCAGGAGAGCGAAAAGATGCGCATCAATTTTATTTCCGTGCTGTTTGCGTCGCTTCGTCAATGTAAGGGGCTGTTACCCGCGCAACCTTAATGTGGTGCCGACGGTTAAACAGCTCTCCCTGTTGTTAATGGTGACCTGTTTAACGCGGAGCAGATGATGCGCAGCACTTCTCGTTATCGCCTCTTATGGCTTGCTTATATGCCGGGGCTTTTTAGCTTCTCCCTGCCAGCATGTGCCGCCACCTCTGCGCGCGGGCACTATGCGGGTTTACTGAGCACCCTTTTTATCGGCGTGCTGCTGCTGGTTTGCGGGCTGGCACTGCGCATCCGCAGGCGTAACCAGAGTGTGGCCTCAACGCTTGCGAAAACTCACTTCCTCGCCATGGTGAGCCATGAAATCCGCACGCCGCTCAATGCGATTCTGGGCATTCTCGAGCTACAAATTAAACAGAATGCGCAGACGCAACATGCCCAGCCGATGCTGGAGGTGGCGCACGGCGCGGCAAAAGATCTACTGGCGTTAGTCGGTGATGTGCTTGATATGTCGCGCATCGAGTCGGGTCATATGCCCCTTCAACCCTCTGCGCAGGAGTTAGTTAGCCTGACCCGCGCCGTGGTGCTGCTCTTTGAAGAGGCGAGCGAGCAGAAGCAACTTGCTCTCCGGTTTTCGGTTGTGGGCGGCGAGCGCTGTCCGGTGCTGATTGACCCCTGGCGCTACAAGCAGATCCTCTCCAACCTGGTGAGTAACGCCATTAAATTTACCCGTGAAGGGGAGATCCGCATTACGCTCTCCCACCAGATAAGGGATGCACAGCGGGTTGCGGTTTCGCTGAGCGTCACCGATACCGGGCCGGGCATTGCGCCAGAGCACCAGGCGCGGCTTTTTACCCCTTTTGCACAGTTCGGCCCCGATGAGGATGGTGCACGAAACGGTTCAGGCCTGGGCCTCGCCATCTGCCGGGCGTTGTGCGAGTTAATGGCGGGGAAACTGACCCTAAACAGCACGCCAGGCAAAGGCACCTGCGTCACCCTGCACCTCACGTTACCGCCGTCACAGGACCCTTATCCGGCGCAGCGAAGCCTGCCCGATATACCGGTTTCGACCGCCACGGGCAGGCGGGTGATGATTGTTGATGACTACCGGCCAAACCTGCTGCTGCTGCGCCACCAGCTTGAACTGCTCGGCCATCAGGTAATCGAAGCGCAAAGCGGAGAAGAGGCGCTGGCAAAGTGGCATGCCCATAAACCGTTTGATTACATTCTGATGGACTGCAATATGCCGCTGATGGATGGCTTTCAGCTTGCGAAAGCTATTCGTCTTCAGGAGCAGCAGCAGGCTATTACCCGTGCGACGCTGTTGGGTTTTACCGCTATTGCCCAGCAAGAGATTATTGAGCAGTGCCAGAACGCAGGAATGGATGGCTGTTTATTTAAACCCTGCAGCCAGCAGGATATTGCACAATGGATAATATAAACGCGGTGCTTATTGGCGAGTGAAAAATAGCATCGATTGTTGCCAGGAATTTTCCTTGTTAATACCTCTCGCTTCTCAATCCGGAAAAGAGGGCGCTAATAGGATTATTAATGGCCGGGATTAAGATGGAGGACAGAATAATTACTTAACCTGTAACAGGAGGTTACATTGAAAAAGCTCTCTTTAGCTGCCTTGATTGGCTCGGTATTACTGACGCAATCTGTGTTAGCGGCTGAAAATAACCGCATCATGAGTTACCTGACATCCTGGGGTCTTCCACAGGACGCCGCGACCCAGTTAGAGAAGTCCAATGTTGATACTTTCTTCCTCTCTTTTGGCGGCTGGAATCAGAATGGTGAGATCTCCTCTTCTG
This Kosakonia cowanii JCM 10956 = DSM 18146 DNA region includes the following protein-coding sequences:
- the acpH gene encoding ACP phosphodiesterase; the encoded protein is MNFLAHLHLAHLANSSLAGNLLADFVRGNPENLYAPEVVAGIHMHRRIDVLTDNLPEVKVAREWFRPETRRVAPITLDVMWDHFLSRHWAKVSPDIELVDFIRYAHSQVATILPDSPPRFINLNNYLWSERWMERYGEMAFIQNVLNGMASRRPRLEALRDSWQDLDANYHALETQFWTFYPRMMAQAQAGTL
- the secD gene encoding protein translocase subunit SecD; the protein is MLNRYPLWKYIMLVVVLIVGLLYALPNLYGEDPAVQISGARGVAASEQTLIQVRNELTKEKISWKSVAMEEGTVLARFESTDTQLRAREVLLSALGDKYVVALNLAPATPRWLSLLKAEPMKLGLDLRGGVHFLMEVDMQTALGKLQEQNIDSLRSDLREKGIPYSTVRKEDNYGLSIQFRDSAARDQANTYLTGRHRDLVFSNQGDNVLRVVMSDARLSEAREYAVQQNINILRNRVNQLGVAEPLVQRQGADRIVVELPGIQDTARAKEILGATATLEFRLVNTNVDASAAANGRIPGDSEVKETRDGRPVVLYKRVILTGDHITDSTSSMDEYNVPQVNISLDSAGGNIMSNFTKDNINKPMATLFVEYKDSGKKDANGRSVLVKQEEVINIANIQSRLGNSFRITGIENANEARQLSLLLRAGALIAPIQIVEERTIGPTLGAQNITQGLEACLAGLAVSIIFMLFFYKKFGLIATSALLANLVLIVGIMSLLPGATLTMPGIAGIVLTLAVAVDANVLINERIKEELSNGRSVQQAIHEGYQGAFSSIFDANITTLIKVLILYAVGTGSIKGFAITTGIGVATSMFTAIVGTRAIVNLLYGGKRINKLSI
- the secF gene encoding protein translocase subunit SecF → MAQDYTVEQLNHGRKVWDFMRWDNWAFIISGALLILSIVVMGVRGFNWGLDFTGGTVIEISLEKPADMDVMREALEKAGFQDPLLQNFGSSRDIMVRMPPAQSDNGGQLLGSKVVSVINEATSQNAAVKRIEFVGPSVGADLAQTGGMALLVALISILVYVGFRFEWRLAAGVVIALAHDVIITMGVLSLFQIEVDLTIVASLMSVIGYSLNDSIVVSDRIRENFRKIRRGTPYEIFNISLTQTLHRTLITSGTTLVVILMLYLFGGAMLKGFSLTMLIGVSIGTASSIYVASALALKLGMKREHLLQQKVEKEGADQPSILP
- a CDS encoding response regulator — its product is MEKKILIADDHPIYLMGLRALLSPLAGQYHIVDEALTTDDVINKLERDDIDILITDFSMPGDKYNDGLALIQLIKRRWPALVIIVVTMINNPGIERALRQLGVHGVLSKAGLSTELVHFIKGLTGAFASSKPSADAPALSCISLTPKESEVLRLLLRGLTVSDISTRLNRTKQTVSAQKKSAMRKLGVTSEYELYQQLQQLGLVS
- a CDS encoding ATP-binding protein, which gives rise to MMRSTSRYRLLWLAYMPGLFSFSLPACAATSARGHYAGLLSTLFIGVLLLVCGLALRIRRRNQSVASTLAKTHFLAMVSHEIRTPLNAILGILELQIKQNAQTQHAQPMLEVAHGAAKDLLALVGDVLDMSRIESGHMPLQPSAQELVSLTRAVVLLFEEASEQKQLALRFSVVGGERCPVLIDPWRYKQILSNLVSNAIKFTREGEIRITLSHQIRDAQRVAVSLSVTDTGPGIAPEHQARLFTPFAQFGPDEDGARNGSGLGLAICRALCELMAGKLTLNSTPGKGTCVTLHLTLPPSQDPYPAQRSLPDIPVSTATGRRVMIVDDYRPNLLLLRHQLELLGHQVIEAQSGEEALAKWHAHKPFDYILMDCNMPLMDGFQLAKAIRLQEQQQAITRATLLGFTAIAQQEIIEQCQNAGMDGCLFKPCSQQDIAQWII
- the tgt gene encoding tRNA guanosine(34) transglycosylase Tgt; translated protein: MKFELDTTDGRARRGRLVFERGVVETPAFMPVGTYGTVKGMTPEEVEATGAQIILGNTFHLWLRPGQEIMKLHGDLHDFMQWKGPILTDSGGFQVFSLGDIRKITEAGVHFRNPINGDPIFLDPEKSMEIQYDLGSDIVMIFDECTPYPADWDYAKRSMEMSLRWAKRSRDRFDGLGNKNALFGIIQGSVYEDLRDISVKGLVEIGFDGYAVGGLAVGEPKEDMHRILEHVCPQIPADKPRYLMGVGKPEDLVEGVRRGIDMFDCVMPTRNARNGHLFVTNGVVKIRNAKYKSDTSPLDAECDCYTCRNYSLAYLHHLDRCNEILGARLNTIHNLRYYQRLMAGLRKAIEEGKLESFVADFYQRQGRPVPPLNVD
- a CDS encoding DUF3999 domain-containing protein, with the protein product MKRLYGLLLSTLLCAPAGAADLPEKPQDYARGVMLDVPQPSSWYRVDLPQEVYAHSAWPDLRDVRVFNQDGERVPFALETQSTKTTTPEAVPLRVFPLDASPAGGAAQEENVVRLQAPSGVEIRIEGDASKPVGKSYLLVLPSTLPNTFTLGEIKLGWQENGQNWRSKVSVLVSRDMRSWDTLQDDAPVMALASGNDKLRLDRIQLPEMQLPDGSHYLLLVFDTPNLPVTISEATAMPGRQPAPLEKMEMTGNGRQISPTEAQYQWPQPQPFRSLSVGFNDDAVLPAEIAIRRTATSPWQPLTKTVLWQRNGQRSAPVELAGETVQAVRITTLDARLPDTLPEVSGSRDRLALVFNAQGKGPFMLAWGNKAAQPAAVTPDTLIPPDLRKQLDPASIPDAFVGENIKLGGEARMTATSVTEQQGMWKTLLVWGALVLGVAVLAWMAIRIWREAQSR
- the queA gene encoding tRNA preQ1(34) S-adenosylmethionine ribosyltransferase-isomerase QueA, with amino-acid sequence MRVTDFSFELPESLIAHYPQPERSSCRLLSLDGPTGALTHGTFTDLLDKLNPGDLLVFNNTHVIPARLFGRKASGGKIEVLVERMLDDKRILAHIRASKAPKPGAELLLGDAEDIQATMVARHDALFEVEFHDERPVLDILNAIGHMPLPPYIDRPDEDADRELYQTVYSQKPGAVAAPTAGLHFDEPLLERLRNKGIEMAFVTLHVGAGTFQPVRVDSIEDHIMHSEYAEVPQEVVDAVLAAKARGNRVVAVGTTSVRSLESAAQAAKADLIEPFFGDTQIFIYPGYQYKVIDALVTNFHLPESTLIMLVSAFAGYQHTMNAYRAAVAEKYRFFSYGDAMFITYNPQAILERP
- the yajC gene encoding preprotein translocase subunit YajC — encoded protein: MSFFISDAVAAAGAPSQGSPMSLILMLVVFGLIFYFMILRPQQKRTKEHKKLMDSIAKGDEVLTNGGLVGRVTKVAETGYIAIALNDTTEVVIKRDFVAAVLPKGTMKAL